The sequence AAGCACATAACAAAGCGCAGCAAATCCTGCCAAAATAGCTGCAAATTTGATATTTGACATAACAGGTTGCATTATTTTTATTAAAACACTTTTTTGTTTATCTTTCATCTTAAATTCCTCTAAAATAGTTATTGACCTTAAATTTAAAACGAATATTTTAAACCTATACCAAACCTTCTAGGGTCGTTAAAATGGTTCATTCCACCCATTCCACCATGGTTTAAAAAGGTCTCTATATGCTCTTCATTTGTAATATTTGTAACATATCCATAGATGTCAAAATCTTTAAATCTATACCCAGCTCTTACATCAGCACTTATCCAAGACTTTTGTTTAAGAGTATTTGCTGCATCAAAATATTTACTACCTTCTGCTCTTAGATCAGCTCTAGCATAAATTCCATTTGGCATAGTATATGAAATTCCTAAATTTGCAGTGTAATTTGGTGTATTTTCTATGCGTTTTCCAATAGCTCTTGAATCTGTAATGTTCTCTTTATATTTTGTTTTTATGATACCTAAAGAGCCACTTATATCAAGCTCATTAGTTACTCTATAAAGTGCTTCTAACTCTATGCCATCACTCTTTGCTTTACCACCATTACTTGTTGTAAATAATCCCCCTGGAAACATTTTATACATATGAATATCTTTTATATCCATATGAAATGCTGATACACTAAATCTTAAACTATTATCTAGTGCATTTCCCCTTAGTCCTATCTCATAATTATTACTTATTTGAGGATCAAAATTTTGCTCTTTTATCATGGCATAGTAGTTGTATCCTCCTGCTAAATAGCCTTGAGAATATGAAATAAATGCACTTAAATCATCATTTATTTTGTATGTTAAACCAGCTTTTGGTAGAAATTTGCTCCACGATGTGTTGTCATTTAATGCATTTACTGGAGTACCTTTAGGCATACCAAGTGGAGTTATGTAAAATTTCAAATCAATATCTTTTTTAATCTTTTGATAACGTCCACCAAGCGTTAAAGCCAAACTATCTGTAAGATTATAGTTTCCTTGTGCAAAAATAGCCATAGTATCAGCTTTCATTTTTGCTGGTGCGTCTAGCTCCATTTTAAAACCACCCTGCACAAACTGTTGCCCCATTCTTTTATTGTTAGTTTTTTCTCGTTCAAAATATAGCCCAGTTATCCATTTAAATTTATCTGTATTTAGGCTTGATAGTCTAAGCTCTTGAGATATCATGTCTATAACTACATGTTGAAATTGATTAAGTCCATTATTATTAGTAACTATCTCATCATATTTAAAATCTCCATCATATACTCCTTTAGTATTTGACTTTTTATGCGCAGTAATAGATGAAAATTTCGCCTTGTCAAATTCATAATCAATACCTAAAGATTGTGCAAATGAGCTTATCGTTGTATGTGTAGGAACTTCAAATTTAGCATGTTTTGCGTCATTTCTATCAATTTGACCAAAATTTCCTGTGCCACCTTTGTAAAAATAGTCCTTTACCCTCTCTTTTGCTAAAGTAAGTCTAGCGGTTAATCTATCAGTAGGTTTAAATGTGATAGTCCCATCAAATTTATATTTATTATACTTATTTGCTTTTTTGTCATTATTATAATCATTTGTTATCCAACCATCATCTTTAGAGCCAAACCCACCTAAATTTAAAAATAATTTATCTTCAACTAATGCACCATTGGCATTAAAGCTTCCCATCATATAGTTATTTGAACCATATTCTGTGCCTAAATTACCACTCCACTCATTTTGCGGAGTTTTTGTAATGATATTTATAACTCCACCAATTGAGTCTTTTCCATAAATCGTGCTTTGTGGACCTCTTAAAACCTCAATCCTTTCTATATTTGTCAAAATAGCATCATAATTGCTCATCTGATTACTATTTGGGATACCATCTATGTATACAGTAACTGGATTTGAATTTGTAAAATCTGAGTGATTTATACCACGAAAATTCATACGAGTTTTATTTATAAATACAGAAGAGGTTAAGTTAGGAATTTCTCTTACAATCTCATTTACAGTTCTAATCCTCTTTTCTTCTGCTTCATTTTCATCTATAACACTTATACTTTGAGGAATATCCTTAATGTTTTCCTCCATTTTGTTTGCCGAAACTGTAATTTGCTCTAATGATATGCTCTCATTTGCAAATATAGATGTAGTAGCTACAAGCGATAGTATTGTCAAACATTTAAAATAACTAGATTGCATTTTATCCCTTCTGTTAAATATAGTATTAAGAGAAATTATACTAAAATATGAAAATTATTATCAATATCTAATTAATGTTTAAGGGATTAACTTTGATGATGGAGGAATTTTATGAGCAGACTTATGGAATTTGAAAAATTTTTTAATGATATTTGGGGCAGTGAAGATAGGTGTTTAAAAAATATTTCAATAAACAGTGATGATATTAGACTAAGTGCTGAATTTTTTAACAACTCAAATGGGCTTGGATATGGAAAATTTGATATGTATTTTGAGGATTTTAAAATTTTAGATTCCATTCATGAGTCAAACTATTTTTTTATGTATTTTAATACAGGTAGCTCTATAATGAGAATGAAAAAAGACGCAAATGAGTTTTATTTTAATCCAAATGATGTCTGGGTAGGAGCTATTAACGAGCCATTTGGTGGTCAAAATATTTTTCAAGCTAAAAAGCATGTTAAAACACAATGTATCTTAATAAACAAACAACGCATAAAAGACTTTCCCATGTTTGACGAACTAGCCAATAAGCAAGATTTTTATATAAGAGTTGGGAGCACAAATTTAACTCAAAAAATTATTTTAAAAGAGCTTGAAAATTCACATTTATATGAAGGTAAGATGAGAGAAATTTTTATAGAATCTAAAATTTTAGAGATGGTTTATAAGAGTTTATATGATTACAATTTTTCTAAAGAGTATTGCGATATAAAATTATGTGAATATGATATAAAATCTATCAAAAAAGCAAGAGAAATTATGCTTAAAAATATGTCAAATCCACCTTCTATAAAAAAGCTTGCAAGAATTTGTGCTATAAATGAGTTTAAGCTAAAAAAAGGGTTTAAACATATCTATAAAACCACCATTTATAAAATGCTTCAAGAAGAGAGATTAAAAAATGCTAAAGAGCTACTAACAAATCAAGATGTGAATGTGACTGAGGCTGCTAGAATAGCAGGTTATAAAAGTCTGTCGCATTTTAGTAAAATTTTTAAAGAGCGGTTTGATGTATTACCAATTGAACTAATAAAAGAGAAAAAATACTATATTTGAACTACAATAATATAGGTAGAAAAACAAATATGATTCTTAATATTATATAATATTAAGAATTTTTTGATAAAGAAAATGAAATTAAAAACAATGCATATTAATGACAGAAAAACGATATATTATTGTAGTTTAATAACACAGCTAGATAACAAGATAAAGTAAGTGGAAAGATAAGTTAACTCAAAGAAAAATGCGAACTTTATTAGAGTCTTCTATTTTAGATATATAAAAATCATTCTTTATGTTTTTAATGGGAATGCAAAGGGAAATAATTTTAGTAAAGTAATAGAACTTTTTGGAGAAGATATAGGCGCTGCAGTATCTAAAAGTTGCCATTACAAATTTGAAAAACATCTGTTCGTTGAAAGATATTAGGGTGAAATTTAGAAGTAAATTTCAATACTATTTTTACTATTAATTAAAATTTGCAATCAAACTTGATAGTTTATATAATGAATTTTACCATATTTTAGACTGGCGTTGCTTGTGTTATAGACTATGCTACGATATTAATATAAATTTAAACTATAAGGATGAATTTAAAAATATTGTTGCTTAAATAAGCTTACATCAATTTTCTTGGAAGGAAAAAGAGATGGAAAAAACATGCTGAGTATGAGTATCTGCGGGATAAAACTACGATGATATTTGTAAGAACTGCGTATAGTTGGCATCGTATTTTAATCATAATGCAAATCACTCTTGTTGCCTATCTTGTTATCTCAAGTTTGATGAATATATTTGATTATAAACTAAATAATATCATAACAAGAAATCTTGGCTTTTGATGGACTTACCTGAAGATAAATAAAAAAAGGTTGATATAATCAAAGTATTTTCTTAAAATAGGACTAATTTTGCCTGTATTGTTTGGTTTAATACATATCGTAACCTTATTATTTTTACTAGCTACAATAGCTTTTTTATATTCCAAGAAAAAATTCTAACAACATACAAATTTAAAGAACTTATCTTTAGATATGCAATAATGATAATTTCTGCAATTAGTTTTTCCTATACAACTTGGGCTGGAGCTGATATACTTGCAGAAGGCAAAGACATAGTAACTAAAATGAAAACAAACTAGGATTTAGAGCTAGAATAGCAAGCTAAAAGTGATCAAATTTTCCTAAAGTTGGACAAATGGTACCTAATTTTACTATAAAAGATACAGAGGAATAGCATAACTCTTTCTAATTTTAGAGGTAAAAAGCCTGTAGCAATGGTATTTGGCTCATATACTTGACCTCCGTATAGCAAGAACACAGTTAGTCTCAACGAATTAGCAGAAAAATACGGAGAAAAAGTGCAATTTATATTTGTCTACAATCAAGAACCACACCCAACAGACCATTGGTGGCTTGGTCAAACTAAGCTAATGAAATATTTTCATAAAAAATATAATTCAAGAGTAGCTATAGATATACCTCAACCTATGAGTTATAAAGAAAGAGTTGATGTGGCAACAAGAATGAGAAAAGAGTTATTTGACAATCAAGTGCCTATATGCATAGATGATATGTATAATAGAGTAAGAAATCTTTATACTACTCAACCTATGGTTTTCTCTCTGGAAATAATTTCAAAGATTATATTGATAAAAGTCTAAATAGTCTAAATTTAGTATTGATTTGACTATACTTTTACATTTTAACTATTTCCTTAGTTCTCTTAAAATATCTTTATTTTCTTTTGAAACTCTATAGCTGTCAATGCATTTTGAAATGGCTTTGTTATGAGTTGTTTTGTCTAAAATCTTTTGTCTTAAAAAGTTTATAGTTTCGTCTGGAAATTTAACTACACACACACTTATAAGCCAGGCATGTGCCATCATAGAATAATACTTATTGTTTTTAACTTTTATACTAAAAATATAGTCCAAATACTCCTTTTGCACATAGTGTTGCAATAAATTTATAAGTCCAGCTCGTGCTATAAACTCACTTTCATCATCTAGCCAAATTTTGATGTGAGTTATTAAAATTTCTCTATCTTGTAAATTTTTTGGATTTAAATTTACACAATCAATTCCAGCCCAATTATCAACTTTTTGTATATATTTTTCATATAACATAATTTTAGTTTTAAAATCAAATTTTGCATATCCTATAACTAGCCCTTCAAGTAAAATAATCTCATAAATATTTGGTTTTTTAAGTTTTATAAACTTTAAAGCTCTGTCTTTAGAGATATTTTTTGCAATTTTTCTAAGAGCGGGAAGTCTAACGCCTAAAATTTCTTGTTTTGTGAAAATAAGCTTTTGGTTAAACTTTTTATACTTTTCATCTTTTTGTAAATTTAGCTCTTTTAAAATACTATCTACCATAAAACAACTCTAATGATGATTTTTAATTTTTTAAATTATACAAAAATTCAACTAAAATTTGTTGTATCCGTTTTGTAATATTTTATAGTTAATATTTCTCATCTTATTTAAAAGGATATGAGATGAAGTTATCAAAAATTGCACTTAGTGCAATGTTAGTTTTAGGAACTTGTAGTATTGCAAACGCAAGAGATCAAATTAGAATAGTTGGAAGCTCAACCGTTTATCCATTTTCTAGCTATGTTGCTGAAGAATTAGGAGTTACTACTAAATTTAAAACTCCTGTGGTTGAATCAACAGGTTCAGGTGGTGGTTTTAAACTATTTTGTCAAGGTGAAGATTTAAACACTCCTGATATCTCAAATGCTTCAAGACCTATGAAAGAAAAAGAGTTCGCACTTTGTAATGAAAACGGAGTTAAAGAAATCATAGGTGCTATGATTGGTTATGATGGCATAGCTTTTGCTCAATCAAGCGATAACGAAGATTTAGACTTAACAAAAAAACAACTATTTTTAGCAGTTGCAAAAGAGATTCCTGTAAACGGAAAACTTGTAGCAAATCCTTATACAAAATGGTCTCAAATTGACTCAAGCTTGCCAGATAGAGAGATTATAATTTATGGACCTCCAACATCTTCAGGCACAAGAGATGCTTTTGAAGAGTTAGTTATGCAAGCAGCTTCAAAAAATGATCCAGTTTACAAAGCAGCTCAAAAAGAAGGTAAATTTAAAGGTTATAAAGTTATAAGAAATGATGGTGTATATGTTCCTTCAGGTGAAAATGATAACTTAATAGTTCAAAAACTTGAAAAAAACAAAGTTGCATTTGGAATTTTTGGCTATAGCTTTTTAGCTGAAAATCAAGATAAAATCAAAGCTAGTAAAATAGAAGGAGCTCTTCCAACTCCCAAAACTATAGGCGATGGAAGTTATCCAATTTCAAGAAGTCTGTATTTTTATGTTAAAAAATCCCATATGGAAAAAATTCCAGCTATCAAAGCCTATATGGATCTTTTTATGAGTGATAAAATGATAGGTAATGAAGGAGTTTTAAAAACTATTGGACTTATCCCTATGAGTGATGAGCTTAGACAAAATGTTCAAAAAAGTGTTCTTTCATATACACTTTTAACCTCTGAAATGGTAAAAACTAAAAAAGTTATAAAATAACATATCAAAAAGCAAGCATTAAATTTAATGCTTGCAAAAACCACTTAAAACAATCATTCTTTAAATTTATTTTACAATTTTTGAAAACTTAAATTGCCTTTTGATTAATTTTTTTCGCTATACTAAGTCCAAATTTTAAAGGATATAAATGAAAAAGATTTTTATTAGTTTTGCTGTGCTTGTAGCTGTTTATTTAAGCGCATTTGATTTCTCAAATGTTTTAAATACAACAAAAGATGTGGTTAATGGTGCAAATTCAAATGATAATTACAAAAGTATGGTAGAAAAGGCTTTGAATTTATCGGTGCAAGAACTTAGTAAAAATGGTTTTATAAATAACCAAGTAGCAAAAATTCCACTCCCAGCTCACTTGCAAACTGCGGCAAATTTAGCTAAAAAAGTAGGCGGTGAAAAATGGGCAAATGATTTAACTATCTCTATAAATCAAAGTGCAACAAAAGCTGTTGGTGGTGCTTCAAAAGTATTTTATGATGTGATTAAAAATATGAAAGAAGATGAGATAAAAACTCTATTTACAAGCAAAGACAATGGCTTTACAAAATATCTTCAAAAAAATTCCAGCGACAAGCTATCAGCTGTTTTTAAACCTATCATTGAAGATATGATGAGCGAAAATAAGTTCGCAACTGCTTACAATGGACTAAATTCATTTGCTAAAAATAGTTCACTTTTGAATGGCAAAACTGCCTCAAACCTAAAAAATTTAGCTGGAAATTTTGGTGGAGACAAATATATTCCAAACACAGATGAAGACTTAAACGACTACATAACAAGAAAAACTCTTGATGGACTTTTTGCTTTAATGGGCGAAAAAGAAAGTGGTTTAAAATCTAGAGCTGTTGGCAAAGGACTAGACTTATTAAATAAATTTTAGAAGACATCTTTATGGAAAAAATTGTTTTGATTTTTATCTTTTTAACTAGTTTTTGTTTTGAAAATTCATTTAAGAATGGGCATAAAGCTTATCAAAATGGTGAATATAAAAAAGCAAGCGAGTTATTTAAACAAGGTTGTGATAGCGGGTATGCTTTGAGTTGTAGTTTTCTTGGCTTTTTATATTTTAATGGGCAAGGTGTGAAACAAGATTATAAAAAAGCAATTAAGTTATTTAAAAAAGGTTGTGATGGTGGAGATGCTGAAAGTTGCACTGCTCTTGGTGTTTTATACAACTATGGAAAAGGTGTAAAAAGGGATTATAATAAAGCAAGTAAGTTTTATAAAAAGGGTTGTGATGGTAAAATAGCTGAAAGCTGTTATGACTTTGGTCTTTTATATAATACTGGAGAAGGTGTAAGTCAAAACAAATCTTTAGCAAAAGAATATTTTAATAAAGCTTGTGATTTAGGATATCAACGAAGTTGCAATATTGATATAAAACTTAACTAACAAAGTTACTAAATGAGGTAGAGCTATAAATTCCTTGTCTTTACAAGGAATTTAAATTTGTTATATAATATCAAAATAAATATTTCTTAAAATACAAAACTATACTATATGAAAATATTAATCTAACCAGCTATACAGTATATTTTATTTAAATGCACATTTTATTTATCTAAGTTAAAACCAAACTAAATTTTTTGTATCCATTTTGTAATATTTTATAGCTAATATTGCACATCTTATTTAAAGGGCATAGGTGGATTTAATAACTAAAAATAAAAGAGTAAAAAGAAGAAATTTAAAAGAAAGTTACATTAAAGCACTTTTGATATTTGCAGCTTTAATATCTATATTTACTACTTTTGGAATTTTACTATCCATAGTTTTTGAGGCAATAAGCTTTTTTAAACTTCAAAGCTTTTGGTATTTTCTTTTTGGAACGCAGTGGTTTCCTGAGGGAGAACCTGTTAAATTTGGTGCTTTACCACTAATTTGGGGAACTTTATACATAACTTTAATAGCCATGCTAACCGCTCTTCCTATTGGAGTTTTTTCAGCTATTTATCTATCTGAATATGCTAGTAAAAAAGTTAAAAACTATGTAAAACCAATGCTTGAAATACTAGCAGGAATCCCAACTGTTGTTTATGGATTTTTTGCAGCTGTTACAGTCGCACCTTTTATAGTAAAAATATTTAGTATTTTTTCACTAGATGTCTCATTTCAAAATGCCCTAGCTCCTGGGATTGTTATGGGAATTATGATAATTCCAATAATCGCTTCTCTATCAGATGATGTTATAAGCTCCATTCCTGTGCGTTTAAAACATGGCTCTTTAGCTCTTGGTATGACAAAGGCTGAGACTATTAAATTTGTAGTGCTTCCTTCTGCTCTTCCTGGAATGATAGCCGCAGCTTTACTTGGAGTATCTCGTGCTTTGGGTGAGACTATGATAGTTGTTATGGCAGCAGGATTAAGAGCAAATTTAAGTGCAAATCCGCTAGATTCTATGACAACTATAACAGTAAGAATAGTAGATGCAATGACTGGCGATCAAGCATTTGACTCACCTGAGACACTCTCAGCTTTTGCTTTGGGGCTTATTTTATTTGTTGTAACATTTGGGATAAATTTAATCTCTGTTATAACAATTAAAAAGTTCCATAAAAAATATAAAGTTTCAAATTTATGAAAAGAGAGAAAATGAACGATTATTTTTATTCACCATTACTTGCAAAAAGAAATAAAAAAGCAAAGAGATTTAAGTTTATAGCCTTGCTTTCTTTATTAACTTCTATAATTTTTTTGTTAATTTTTATAGCAGATATGATAGGAAAAGGCCATAGTGCATTTAGGCAAACTTATGTTTTAGTTCCTGTAAATATCACAGAAAAAACAAAATCTTACACTCACTTAGCAGTTGATAGAAAAGAGTATGGATTTTTGGTCAGTAGAGCTTGGCTTAGGGATTTGCCAAATTATATAAAACAAAATCCTGATGTTATGGATACTTTTGAAAAAAGATGGGTTTTGGCTGATGATAATGTTGATCAATACTTTAAAGGAAAATACAACACCTTAAACGATAAGCAAAAAAATGTCATAGAAAATATGAAAAAAAATAATGAGATAAAGCTTGAGTTTAACTCTTTGTTTTTCACAAAAGGAGATTCAAAAATTCCTGAATACGCAGGTTTCTTAGCTTCTATGGTGGGTTCAGTTATGACGATGTTAATTACAATGTTTATAGCAGTTCCAATTGGAATTATGAGTGCAATTTATCTTGAAGAGTTTGCAAAACCTAGCAAATTTACAGATTTTATAGATATAAATATAAACAATCTTGCAGCCATTCCTTCCATTTTGTTTGGAATGCTAGGTCTTGCTGTTTTTATAAACTTTTTTGGTGTCCCAAGATCAACGCCAATCGCCGGTGGGCTTGTTTTGGCTCTTATGTCTTTGCCTGTTATAATAGTAAGCTCAAAAGCAGCATTAAAAGCTGTTCCTGATTCCATTAGACAAGCTGGTTTTGGACTTGGGCTTACAAAATGGCAGATTACAAGAGATCATACACTTCCTTTGGCAATGCCTACAATTTTAACAGGCTCAATCATAGCTTTAGCTCAAGCGATGGGAGAAACAGCACCGCTTATAATGATAGGAATGATAGCCTTTATACCTGATGCAACTTTTTCTTTTACACAAGCTACAACAGTTATGCCCGCACAAATTTTTGTATGGGGTGGAATGCCTGAGAGAATTTACATAGAAAAAACTGCAGCTGGAATTTTGGTATTGCTTAGTGTTTTAATAATCTTAAATGCACTAGCAATTTATCTTAGAAAAAAATATAGTGTGAAATGGTAAAATGATGGAAAATTTAAAAATACAAACAAAAAATTTAAGTCTATGGTATGGCGAAAAACAAGCTTTAAAATCTATAAGTATGGATATTTATAAAAATCAAATAACAGCTTTCATAGGACCATCAGGTTGTGGAAAATCAACATTTTTAAGGTGTTTAAATAGAATGAATGATTTGATTGATTCCGTTTTAATAAAAGGAAAAGTTACCTTAGATGGGCACGATATATACGCACCAGATGTAGATGAAGTTTCAGTTAGAAAAAAAGTTGGTATGGTTTTTCAACAACCAAATCCTTTTCCAAAAAGCATATATGACAATGTAGCTTATGCACCTCTTATGCATGACCTTGTAAGAAAAGGCAAAGAGTGTGATGAGCTTGTAGAAAAATCCTTAAAAAGAGCTGGACTTTGGAATGAAGTAAAAGATAAATTAAAAGAGCCAGGAACTGCACTTTCAGGCGGACAACAACAAAGACTTTGTATAGCAAGAGCAATCGCAGTTTCTCCAGAAGTTATACTTATGGACGAACCAACTTCAGCACTTGATCCTATTTCTACTCAAGTTATTGAAGCTTTAATGCTAGAGCTTAAAAAAGATTATACTATCATAGTTGTAACTCATAATATGCAACAAGCCTCAAGAGTTGCTGATTATACGGCGTTTTTTCATATGGGAGATTTGATAGAATACGGCCAAACTGAACAAATTTTCATAAATCCAAAAGAGGATAAAACAGAACAATACATAACTGGTAAATTTGGATAATATTTTGATATACTTTCATAATATTAATCTTATGATTTATCGGTTTTGTTATATAATTTATAAAGGTTAAAAATGTTACCAAACCATGAAGAAAAACTTTCTACCATAAAAACTCTTTTACTAGAGTTTAGTAATACTTTAAATGATAGTTTAAAAACTTGCTATGATGGATTTAAAAATAGTGATATGAGTTATTTTATAAAAGCAAAAGATAGTTTAAAAAACTCAAGCAAACTTGCAAACAAAATAGACAATGAAATTTTAACTACTTTAGCACTTTTTGGTGCAGAAGCTGGTGATTTAAGAGAACTTGTTGCCTATCTTAAAACTACAAATGAGTTAGCTAGAATTATGGATAATATAAATAGTTTTTGCAAAAAAATAATTCTATCTGAAAACTACAATAAAGAGCTTATAAAATCAGACCAAGAGCCATCTTATTTGTGTCTAAGTGCTTTAAAGGCAACTCAATATATAGCACAAGCTATAGATTCAAAAGACAATGATGAGTTAAAAAATATTTATACAAAAGTGGAAATTGAAGAGAGCAAAACTGACGATTTTTACAGTGTGCTTCAAAAAAATATTTTATCAGATTTATATGCAAAGCACGAATTAACGGCTGAAGCTTTACATTTTTTAAGTGCGATGAGAAAATTTGAAAAAATAGCAGATAGATCTGCAAGCATTGTAAAACTTATGCTATTTGCAAAATTTGGTGGTAAAATGGATATATACTAAAA is a genomic window of Campylobacter blaseri containing:
- the pstC gene encoding phosphate ABC transporter permease subunit PstC, whose translation is MTKNKRVKRRNLKESYIKALLIFAALISIFTTFGILLSIVFEAISFFKLQSFWYFLFGTQWFPEGEPVKFGALPLIWGTLYITLIAMLTALPIGVFSAIYLSEYASKKVKNYVKPMLEILAGIPTVVYGFFAAVTVAPFIVKIFSIFSLDVSFQNALAPGIVMGIMIIPIIASLSDDVISSIPVRLKHGSLALGMTKAETIKFVVLPSALPGMIAAALLGVSRALGETMIVVMAAGLRANLSANPLDSMTTITVRIVDAMTGDQAFDSPETLSAFALGLILFVVTFGINLISVITIKKFHKKYKVSNL
- a CDS encoding DUF4197 domain-containing protein: MKKIFISFAVLVAVYLSAFDFSNVLNTTKDVVNGANSNDNYKSMVEKALNLSVQELSKNGFINNQVAKIPLPAHLQTAANLAKKVGGEKWANDLTISINQSATKAVGGASKVFYDVIKNMKEDEIKTLFTSKDNGFTKYLQKNSSDKLSAVFKPIIEDMMSENKFATAYNGLNSFAKNSSLLNGKTASNLKNLAGNFGGDKYIPNTDEDLNDYITRKTLDGLFALMGEKESGLKSRAVGKGLDLLNKF
- a CDS encoding PhoU domain-containing protein produces the protein MLPNHEEKLSTIKTLLLEFSNTLNDSLKTCYDGFKNSDMSYFIKAKDSLKNSSKLANKIDNEILTTLALFGAEAGDLRELVAYLKTTNELARIMDNINSFCKKIILSENYNKELIKSDQEPSYLCLSALKATQYIAQAIDSKDNDELKNIYTKVEIEESKTDDFYSVLQKNILSDLYAKHELTAEALHFLSAMRKFEKIADRSASIVKLMLFAKFGGKMDIY
- a CDS encoding PstS family phosphate ABC transporter substrate-binding protein, whose amino-acid sequence is MKLSKIALSAMLVLGTCSIANARDQIRIVGSSTVYPFSSYVAEELGVTTKFKTPVVESTGSGGGFKLFCQGEDLNTPDISNASRPMKEKEFALCNENGVKEIIGAMIGYDGIAFAQSSDNEDLDLTKKQLFLAVAKEIPVNGKLVANPYTKWSQIDSSLPDREIIIYGPPTSSGTRDAFEELVMQAASKNDPVYKAAQKEGKFKGYKVIRNDGVYVPSGENDNLIVQKLEKNKVAFGIFGYSFLAENQDKIKASKIEGALPTPKTIGDGSYPISRSLYFYVKKSHMEKIPAIKAYMDLFMSDKMIGNEGVLKTIGLIPMSDELRQNVQKSVLSYTLLTSEMVKTKKVIK
- a CDS encoding TonB-dependent receptor translates to MQSSYFKCLTILSLVATTSIFANESISLEQITVSANKMEENIKDIPQSISVIDENEAEEKRIRTVNEIVREIPNLTSSVFINKTRMNFRGINHSDFTNSNPVTVYIDGIPNSNQMSNYDAILTNIERIEVLRGPQSTIYGKDSIGGVINIITKTPQNEWSGNLGTEYGSNNYMMGSFNANGALVEDKLFLNLGGFGSKDDGWITNDYNNDKKANKYNKYKFDGTITFKPTDRLTARLTLAKERVKDYFYKGGTGNFGQIDRNDAKHAKFEVPTHTTISSFAQSLGIDYEFDKAKFSSITAHKKSNTKGVYDGDFKYDEIVTNNNGLNQFQHVVIDMISQELRLSSLNTDKFKWITGLYFEREKTNNKRMGQQFVQGGFKMELDAPAKMKADTMAIFAQGNYNLTDSLALTLGGRYQKIKKDIDLKFYITPLGMPKGTPVNALNDNTSWSKFLPKAGLTYKINDDLSAFISYSQGYLAGGYNYYAMIKEQNFDPQISNNYEIGLRGNALDNSLRFSVSAFHMDIKDIHMYKMFPGGLFTTSNGGKAKSDGIELEALYRVTNELDISGSLGIIKTKYKENITDSRAIGKRIENTPNYTANLGISYTMPNGIYARADLRAEGSKYFDAANTLKQKSWISADVRAGYRFKDFDIYGYVTNITNEEHIETFLNHGGMGGMNHFNDPRRFGIGLKYSF
- the pstB gene encoding phosphate ABC transporter ATP-binding protein PstB; protein product: MENLKIQTKNLSLWYGEKQALKSISMDIYKNQITAFIGPSGCGKSTFLRCLNRMNDLIDSVLIKGKVTLDGHDIYAPDVDEVSVRKKVGMVFQQPNPFPKSIYDNVAYAPLMHDLVRKGKECDELVEKSLKRAGLWNEVKDKLKEPGTALSGGQQQRLCIARAIAVSPEVILMDEPTSALDPISTQVIEALMLELKKDYTIIVVTHNMQQASRVADYTAFFHMGDLIEYGQTEQIFINPKEDKTEQYITGKFG
- a CDS encoding DNA alkylation repair protein, which translates into the protein MVDSILKELNLQKDEKYKKFNQKLIFTKQEILGVRLPALRKIAKNISKDRALKFIKLKKPNIYEIILLEGLVIGYAKFDFKTKIMLYEKYIQKVDNWAGIDCVNLNPKNLQDREILITHIKIWLDDESEFIARAGLINLLQHYVQKEYLDYIFSIKVKNNKYYSMMAHAWLISVCVVKFPDETINFLRQKILDKTTHNKAISKCIDSYRVSKENKDILRELRK
- a CDS encoding helix-turn-helix transcriptional regulator; protein product: MSRLMEFEKFFNDIWGSEDRCLKNISINSDDIRLSAEFFNNSNGLGYGKFDMYFEDFKILDSIHESNYFFMYFNTGSSIMRMKKDANEFYFNPNDVWVGAINEPFGGQNIFQAKKHVKTQCILINKQRIKDFPMFDELANKQDFYIRVGSTNLTQKIILKELENSHLYEGKMREIFIESKILEMVYKSLYDYNFSKEYCDIKLCEYDIKSIKKAREIMLKNMSNPPSIKKLARICAINEFKLKKGFKHIYKTTIYKMLQEERLKNAKELLTNQDVNVTEAARIAGYKSLSHFSKIFKERFDVLPIELIKEKKYYI
- a CDS encoding tetratricopeptide repeat protein is translated as MEKIVLIFIFLTSFCFENSFKNGHKAYQNGEYKKASELFKQGCDSGYALSCSFLGFLYFNGQGVKQDYKKAIKLFKKGCDGGDAESCTALGVLYNYGKGVKRDYNKASKFYKKGCDGKIAESCYDFGLLYNTGEGVSQNKSLAKEYFNKACDLGYQRSCNIDIKLN
- the pstA gene encoding phosphate ABC transporter permease PstA, with amino-acid sequence MNDYFYSPLLAKRNKKAKRFKFIALLSLLTSIIFLLIFIADMIGKGHSAFRQTYVLVPVNITEKTKSYTHLAVDRKEYGFLVSRAWLRDLPNYIKQNPDVMDTFEKRWVLADDNVDQYFKGKYNTLNDKQKNVIENMKKNNEIKLEFNSLFFTKGDSKIPEYAGFLASMVGSVMTMLITMFIAVPIGIMSAIYLEEFAKPSKFTDFIDININNLAAIPSILFGMLGLAVFINFFGVPRSTPIAGGLVLALMSLPVIIVSSKAALKAVPDSIRQAGFGLGLTKWQITRDHTLPLAMPTILTGSIIALAQAMGETAPLIMIGMIAFIPDATFSFTQATTVMPAQIFVWGGMPERIYIEKTAAGILVLLSVLIILNALAIYLRKKYSVKW